The sequence below is a genomic window from Oceanispirochaeta sp..
GCCGGTGGAACATATGTTGTTGCTCACTGATTATGAAGGTGGATGGTATACCGCCTTACGCACGGAAATCATTCCGGAGAATCACACCTGTCACTACAACGTCAGCCGACAAGGCTTACATTATGAAGCTGGCGGTGGAAGCATCCCTGCCCTTGGCGGGATCACCTGCCCCCGGACCCACCGTCGGATGGAATTTCCTACTCCCCTAATGAAAGGCCGACATGTAGCTGCGGTACCCGACGGTACGCGATGGATGACAGACGGATTGGAGCCAGCTGGCCGCGTGCTGTTCAGCCTTACAGATCTACCGTCAAACACTCCCCCTGTCTGGCAACAACTCAGTGGACCCTGGCCTACCTACGGAACAGGACAGAAATCCCATGGACACCCCAGGGTTACCCCCTGCGGCAGATGGGTCCTCCTTCTGGGAGGAGATCCGGAAACCCGGACCAACCAGCTTTTCCTGCTCGATATTCAGGATGTGCCCCTCTCCCGAGGGCTCCCCGACTTCGCGGGCGAGGCGGGAATGGATTTCCCAGTGTAATCCTCATACCCCGTCAGGTGATAAGGCTTTAGGCAAGACTTAAGCCCCTCGTAATTTTCCGGATAACAGGCCATGATGCCCTGATTATTTACTTTGCACGTATCATTTCATGAAGACAATCATCTTTTTATTAATCGCTATATATGATAATATTCCATATGAAAAAAATTAAAAAATCACTATTCCTTTTAGGAGATTCCATATCAATTCATTACAGACCTTTTTTATTAAAATCATTGAACCCGCAATGGGAAGTTAATGGAAAAGATGGCTTAATCGAAGCCATGGAAGATCTTGATTTCCCTCGAGGAGCCAATGGCGGGGACAGTGACATGATCCTGGACTATTTAAGAGAGACTCTCCCATTTCCCGGTACTGAATTGATCCTCTGCAATTGTGGACTACATGACATAAAAAGATACCCGGATAAGCAAGGCTGCCAAGTTTCGTCCAGTCTATATGAAAGAAATCTAGAGGAGATTCTATCTCTCTGTAGAAAGACTGACACTAAATTTGTTTGGATTACAATAACAGAGTTTGATGAGACGATTCATAACCAACGGCAAACAAGCTTTAAAAGACTCAAAAAGGATCTCTATTTATATAACAACATTGCCCTTGAAGTTATGGAGCGTAACAATGTGGATATTATTGATTTATCAGGGTATACCAGATCCTTGGGACTATTAGAAAAGTATATAGACAGTGTGCATTTTTCCTTAGAGATAAGAAAGTTACAGGGCGAGTTCCTGGCTGAACAATTCCAGAAACTGGTGGACTGAAACGCTTCAGAGTATGGAATCAATATTTAATATCAATGGAATAGCTCTTCCTTTATGAAATCTTCCAGCAGATAAAGTATTAACCAGAACCTTTTTTCCATCAGGAGAAAAAACAGGATGTAAACAAACACGTTCCGGATTTCTTCCCCTCACTTCCTTATTTGTTGTGCATCGTTTTAGAGGATAAGTGTTAATAGTTTCTCCACTATAACTGTCAATAAAGACCACACGCCCTGGAACAGATGATTCATCGGAGACAATGAGACTATGGTCCGTGGGATTAACAGAAGGGTGCCCGCCACTACAATGGGAGGAAATTTTCTTGTAATCTGATCCGTCATAATTGACAAAAGCCAAACACATACTTCCTTCAATACCAGGGTCCGGCCCATACCCAATCAGTCTCTCCCCATCTGGGTGCCAGCTCCAGTGCAAACCGCGCTTATCCTCACTGAGATCCAGAGCAAGCCGGATATCCGTCATATCTTTATTAGATGTAAATATGTATGCAAGACGCGGTTCTCCTCTTTCTTTGACCACACAATGGTTGCCAAAGTAAAAAAGGAATCGGCTGCCTTGCTGATTCCAACGCACGGCATAGGTCATTAAGGTCAGTCCATCCTGAAAAACACTGCTGTGAGCAGGTTTATATGTCTGTCCCCATTTCTGAGCTAAAATTCGATCTTTGCTTTTTAGCCAATCTCGCTTTGGGTGCGATGCCAGCACTTCTTCTGTTGATAATACTAAGGATTCAGGTTTATTGAAGCTGATACGGGAAATGCCATGTTTCTCTCTGGCCATAAAGGGAACAGATGCCGCTTCAGGTTTAAATTTATGATCCCCATATCCTGCTGCATAGAGTAGATTGTGGCTGCCTGACAATCCTGGCTCACCCTGTGGAGGGATTCCTTCTAAATCTCCACTTACACTCCGGGTGTCACCTGTAATAAGATCCACCCTTGTGGTTTTTGGCTCTTTGAATGTTCCATCCTGATGATAGATATAACGGCTGTCAGGCCCCCAGCACTGCCATTTTCCGGTATGCCAAAAACTGGGGATAACCGGCCCTCCCGGGATATTATGAATGAGAGAGCCATTGCGATCAAAGATCCCCAGACGGCATTCATCCTGAGTCTCCCGATCAGTTCCGGCGAGGAGGAGCCGTCCTGAGTTATCGGGAGCCCAGGGGGAGATTGTATAATAACTGTGAATTGTCCATAGATTCTCTATCTGTCTAAAATTTTGATCCAAAGCAAACAGACCTCCCAGTTTTTTTTCCACACAGGGTGAATCCATCCTGTTCAAGGCTTAAAGTCCAGTGTTTAGTGTTATCACTCAGGCTGTAGAGAGTGTATTCCTTACCAGTTGTTTCGTAATGCCACGATGCAATTTCTCCATATCCTCCCAATGCTATGGCATGAACAACTGTATGCTCTTTTCTTGATTCACTTCCAGTCCAGCGATACAAATGTGCAGAACCTTGTAAACCCTCTCCTTTCTCTCCCGGTAGAGGATGATAGGCATCATGCATATATCCATATTGAGGTCCTGATAAGCAGCCTCCGCCTCCATGGAAGATTTTCATGCCTGCAGACCCACGACGGGCAACCAATCGATCCTTTAAAGGGTTCACTTCCAGCTTACCATCCCGGTTATTTAATACCCAGGTCCAAAGGGGAGTTACAGGCTCATCTGCTACAATCCGATCTACAATGTAAATTACTTGAGCACCACACAAAATAATATGCCTCTCAAAAACGTCCAATGGTGCATCGTATAATTCTCCAGCATCATTAGCACAGTGGGAGATAAACCCATCGTCGAAAAATCCCAGAGTTTTTCCTCGTTTCACTGTATCACTCAATCCATCTTTGCTGATTTTACGAATGCCCGATGCTCCATTTTGAGGAATCAAACCAGGGAAGCTGTCTAATGAGGTCCTATGAGCTTTGCTATTTTGAATAAAAGAACAGGTATTATGATGAAGGGATACAATCTCTTGGAGATGCACGAGTCCTCTATAGCAACTATGTCCCGGATCGACAAGAAATCTCTCCCCTCTATGGGTGACGATCAGAGAATTGATATCACCATGGGAGTGAGCCACCGTATTCAAACTTTTTGCACATCCTGCTACGGCTACAGAGCTGTCACCACCCCAACAATCTCTCATATAAGTGTAGCCATTCTCAAAACTACGGCTTCTCTCCAGTTGTTCAGGGCCACGAGCCTCACAACTTCGGGGTAGCAAAATCAAGGTGAAGATACCAATTCCCGGGACAAAACCAAAAGAACTCCGGTCATCGACCATAGGTTGTTCCACAGGAAGATAGGCTTCCTCAAAGAGCCATTTGGCCAGAGAAGCAGACTCAGGATCAACCTCTTTGAGGGTAGCAGCCATATGTAGAAGAATATCTGCAGAAGGGGCAAAGATAGCAGCTGAGTCCCCAAAGTTAAAAGACCGGGACACATGTCCCCAACCGGACAGATTCTTTCTATGGATATGATTGTATACCCAGAAACGAGCTGCTTTTGCATAAGAAGCGCAGTGTTGCAGATCCAGAAGTAAGGGAGCACTTCTCTTATAGGCTTCAGTAATCAGGAAGAGTCCCTGTAGTGCATAATTAGCATACTGAGCGGATTCACCGTAGGATCCATCCTCTTGAAAAAGAGAAAAACAGAGTTTGACTCTCTCAAGATTGTCCTCCAATATGTCCTGCCTTCCTAATACAGCTGCGGGGACTATTACTCCGGCCAAAAGGATGCAGTACCAATTGTTAATCTTTCTGGGAAGGGTATCACAATAATTCTGACAGAGTCCGATGGCTCTCTCTATCAGACAGGTTTCTATCTCTTTTTGCTCTTCAGGAGTGAAAAGAGAAGGACACAGATCATAGGCAAAAGAAACGGACCAGGATAAATGGGCTGTTTCAAGATTCCCAGCAGGAGGATCAAGAGTATGATCCCGGAAAGTTGGGCCGACCCAGTCGCAAACAGGACGTCTGACAATGGCTAAAACAGTAGATCTGATCCAGGCACCTAGTCCTTCATCTTCTTTTATCCGGTAGGAAAGCGCGCTCTCTGAAA
It includes:
- a CDS encoding SGNH/GDSL hydrolase family protein, translating into MKKIKKSLFLLGDSISIHYRPFLLKSLNPQWEVNGKDGLIEAMEDLDFPRGANGGDSDMILDYLRETLPFPGTELILCNCGLHDIKRYPDKQGCQVSSSLYERNLEEILSLCRKTDTKFVWITITEFDETIHNQRQTSFKRLKKDLYLYNNIALEVMERNNVDIIDLSGYTRSLGLLEKYIDSVHFSLEIRKLQGEFLAEQFQKLVD
- a CDS encoding alginate lyase family protein gives rise to the protein MSIFLCESELEAIKNRKRNTPLDDLLWLFLNKSKERQSQTGLVNLSSTQDWWHLAFEYISESALSYRIKEDEGLGAWIRSTVLAIVRRPVCDWVGPTFRDHTLDPPAGNLETAHLSWSVSFAYDLCPSLFTPEEQKEIETCLIERAIGLCQNYCDTLPRKINNWYCILLAGVIVPAAVLGRQDILEDNLERVKLCFSLFQEDGSYGESAQYANYALQGLFLITEAYKRSAPLLLDLQHCASYAKAARFWVYNHIHRKNLSGWGHVSRSFNFGDSAAIFAPSADILLHMAATLKEVDPESASLAKWLFEEAYLPVEQPMVDDRSSFGFVPGIGIFTLILLPRSCEARGPEQLERSRSFENGYTYMRDCWGGDSSVAVAGCAKSLNTVAHSHGDINSLIVTHRGERFLVDPGHSCYRGLVHLQEIVSLHHNTCSFIQNSKAHRTSLDSFPGLIPQNGASGIRKISKDGLSDTVKRGKTLGFFDDGFISHCANDAGELYDAPLDVFERHIILCGAQVIYIVDRIVADEPVTPLWTWVLNNRDGKLEVNPLKDRLVARRGSAGMKIFHGGGGCLSGPQYGYMHDAYHPLPGEKGEGLQGSAHLYRWTGSESRKEHTVVHAIALGGYGEIASWHYETTGKEYTLYSLSDNTKHWTLSLEQDGFTLCGKKTGRSVCFGSKF